From a single Streptomyces sp. NBC_01264 genomic region:
- a CDS encoding M1 family aminopeptidase, producing MRATPHKALAASAFAIAALLAAALPATATSAAAAPAACTPAQVVANGGLESGTSPWTQSQTGLITNRTGQSAHGGTSFAWLNGVGSTHTDTLSQSVTIPSGCDSASLTFWMHVDTAETTTSTKYDKLTAKIGATTLATYSNLDKNTGYVQKTFDVSAFAGQTVTLAFTGTEDSSLKTNFVLDDIALNTSGGTTPPGDSTRTPAAPAYTVSLSSNAAGTVWTGHESATFTNASATPLSEVYLRLWDNYHGTCAAMPIVVSNVTGGTAGALSVNCTALKIDLPAPLTQGQSATIGFDLGITLPSGADRFGHDGAFAFVGNALPVLAVRDGAGWHLDPYTNNGESFYSLASDFSVALDHPSSLLVPATGGSVDTPGTSGRTVTTATASKVRDFAWAAGPFTKISGTSAAGTPVNVYSVSGISAADSQSMLTTAKSAVDAHSARFGAYPYGELDAVIDNNFWFGGMEYPGFVLDLVSTTALTHEIAHQWWYGIVGDDQYNNPWLDEAFTDYATDLAQNKTGASCWNSVSWASSAEKISNSMAYWDTHSSRYSTVIYGYGKCALHDLRRVLGDTAMAKLLKDYATSHWYGVSTTAEFKAAAQAATATDLTSFWTTHRIDG from the coding sequence GTGAGAGCCACCCCCCACAAGGCCCTCGCGGCGAGTGCGTTCGCCATCGCCGCGCTGCTGGCAGCCGCCCTGCCCGCCACCGCCACCTCGGCGGCAGCCGCGCCCGCCGCCTGCACCCCCGCCCAAGTCGTCGCCAACGGCGGCCTCGAAAGCGGTACGTCACCCTGGACCCAGTCGCAGACCGGCCTGATCACCAACCGCACCGGCCAGAGCGCCCACGGCGGTACCTCCTTCGCCTGGCTGAACGGCGTCGGCAGCACCCACACCGACACGCTCTCTCAGAGCGTCACGATCCCCTCCGGGTGCGACAGTGCGAGCCTCACCTTCTGGATGCACGTCGACACCGCCGAGACGACGACGTCGACCAAGTACGACAAGCTGACGGCGAAGATCGGCGCGACGACGCTGGCGACGTACTCGAACCTCGACAAGAACACCGGATACGTCCAGAAGACCTTCGACGTGTCCGCGTTCGCCGGCCAGACCGTGACCCTCGCCTTCACCGGCACGGAGGACTCCAGCCTCAAGACCAACTTCGTCCTCGACGACATCGCGCTGAACACCTCCGGCGGCACCACCCCGCCCGGGGACTCCACGCGCACCCCGGCCGCCCCCGCCTACACGGTCAGCCTGAGCAGCAACGCCGCCGGCACCGTCTGGACCGGCCACGAGAGCGCCACCTTCACCAACGCCTCGGCGACCCCGCTCAGCGAGGTGTACCTGCGGCTGTGGGACAACTACCACGGGACGTGCGCCGCAATGCCCATCGTGGTCAGCAACGTCACCGGCGGCACGGCGGGTGCCCTGTCCGTCAACTGCACCGCCCTCAAGATCGACCTGCCGGCGCCGCTGACCCAGGGCCAGAGCGCCACGATCGGCTTCGACCTCGGCATAACCCTGCCCAGCGGCGCCGACCGCTTCGGCCACGACGGGGCCTTCGCCTTCGTCGGCAACGCCCTGCCCGTGCTCGCGGTCCGGGACGGAGCGGGCTGGCACCTGGACCCGTACACGAACAACGGCGAGTCCTTCTACTCCCTGGCCTCCGACTTCAGCGTCGCCCTCGACCACCCGAGCAGTCTGCTCGTACCGGCCACGGGCGGATCGGTGGACACCCCGGGCACCAGCGGACGTACGGTGACCACCGCCACCGCCTCCAAGGTGCGCGACTTCGCCTGGGCGGCCGGCCCGTTCACCAAGATCTCCGGCACCTCGGCCGCCGGAACCCCGGTCAACGTCTACTCCGTCTCGGGCATCAGCGCGGCGGACTCCCAGTCGATGCTCACCACGGCCAAGTCCGCCGTGGACGCCCACTCCGCCCGGTTCGGGGCCTACCCGTACGGCGAGCTGGACGCGGTGATCGACAACAACTTCTGGTTCGGCGGCATGGAATACCCCGGGTTCGTCCTCGACCTGGTCAGCACCACGGCGCTCACCCATGAGATCGCCCACCAGTGGTGGTACGGCATCGTCGGCGACGACCAGTACAACAACCCGTGGCTGGACGAGGCGTTCACCGACTACGCCACCGACCTCGCGCAGAACAAGACCGGCGCGAGCTGCTGGAACAGCGTCTCGTGGGCCTCGTCGGCGGAGAAGATCAGCAACTCCATGGCCTACTGGGACACCCACTCCTCCCGGTACTCCACCGTCATCTACGGCTACGGCAAGTGCGCCCTGCACGACCTGCGCAGGGTCCTCGGCGACACCGCCATGGCCAAGCTGCTGAAGGACTACGCGACGTCGCACTGGTACGGAGTCTCCACCACGGCCGAGTTCAAGGCGGCCGCCCAGGCCGCCACGGCCACGGACCTGACCTCGTTCTGGACCACGCACCGCATCGACGGCTGA
- a CDS encoding NUDIX domain-containing protein — protein sequence MPAHLKDSHCSACGALFDSAEWPRTCPSCGAVAYRNPLPVAVALLPVEDELGTGLVVITRTIEPALGAVALPGGFMDFGEDWRESVVRELREETGIDAPASEVALADTLSSPAGHLLVFGLLPVRPAASLPLSAPTDETTGWHVLRGPEPLAFPLHTTVAGAWFEGRYR from the coding sequence ATGCCGGCGCACCTGAAGGACTCGCACTGCTCCGCCTGTGGAGCCCTGTTCGATTCGGCCGAATGGCCCCGTACCTGCCCCTCGTGCGGCGCGGTCGCCTACCGCAACCCGCTCCCGGTCGCCGTCGCCCTGCTCCCCGTGGAGGACGAGCTCGGCACCGGCCTCGTGGTCATCACCCGCACCATCGAGCCCGCCCTCGGCGCCGTCGCCCTGCCGGGCGGGTTCATGGACTTCGGCGAGGACTGGCGCGAGTCGGTCGTCCGCGAACTGCGCGAGGAGACCGGCATCGACGCCCCGGCCTCCGAGGTCGCCCTCGCCGACACCCTCAGCTCCCCGGCCGGCCATCTGCTCGTCTTCGGTCTCCTGCCCGTCCGCCCGGCCGCGTCCCTTCCCCTGTCCGCGCCGACGGACGAAACGACGGGCTGGCACGTCCTGCGCGGTCCGGAGCCGCTGGCGTTCCCGCTGCACACGACGGTGGCCGGGGCCTGGTTCGAGGGCCGCTACCGCTGA
- a CDS encoding M15 family metallopeptidase, whose translation MVVAGRFGALVLLAAVAPGAVAASGAAAAGAASGMAAAPGAGAGGAPAVAPPGSAAERAAPGGGFTALAEVDASIGQEMRYATPRNFTGAVVDGYDEPVCLLARPAAEALRRAQREVLRRGYSLLVYDCYRPQRAVDRFVRWARDGADQSTKAEFYPGVAKDRLIPEGYIAERSGHSRGSTVDVTLTEFGRGPLDMGTPFDYFDPLAHTDSPRVTGAAREHRDLLRRVLGRQGFANLPQEWWHFTYAPEAFPDSYFDFPVSVASVHR comes from the coding sequence ATGGTCGTTGCGGGACGGTTCGGTGCGCTTGTGCTGCTGGCGGCGGTCGCGCCGGGGGCGGTGGCCGCGTCCGGGGCGGCGGCCGCGGGAGCCGCGTCCGGGATGGCGGCCGCGCCGGGGGCGGGAGCCGGAGGCGCGCCGGCGGTCGCACCCCCGGGCTCCGCCGCGGAACGGGCCGCGCCGGGCGGCGGGTTCACGGCCCTGGCCGAGGTGGATGCGAGCATCGGGCAGGAGATGCGGTACGCCACCCCGCGCAATTTCACCGGGGCGGTCGTGGACGGCTACGACGAGCCCGTCTGCCTGCTCGCCCGGCCCGCCGCCGAGGCGCTGCGGCGGGCGCAGCGCGAGGTGCTGCGGCGCGGGTACTCGCTGCTGGTGTACGACTGCTACCGGCCGCAGCGTGCCGTCGACCGGTTCGTGCGGTGGGCCCGGGACGGGGCCGATCAGTCGACCAAGGCGGAGTTCTATCCGGGGGTGGCGAAGGACCGGCTGATTCCGGAGGGGTACATCGCCGAGAGGTCCGGGCACAGCCGCGGCAGCACCGTCGACGTGACCCTGACGGAGTTCGGCCGGGGGCCCCTCGACATGGGGACGCCGTTCGACTACTTCGATCCGCTCGCGCACACCGACAGCCCGCGGGTGACGGGTGCGGCCCGCGAGCACCGGGATCTCCTCAGGCGCGTGCTCGGCCGGCAGGGGTTCGCGAACCTGCCCCAGGAGTGGTGGCATTTCACGTACGCACCGGAGGCGTTCCCGGACTCGTATTTCGATTTTCCGGTCTCTGTCGCCTCCGTTCACCGCTGA
- a CDS encoding DUF962 domain-containing protein yields MTFSSYEEFWPYYVAMHSRAATRWIHLTGTLTGLALTAYGLARGRKRYAAALPLIGYGTAWPAHFLIERNNPASFGHPGWSLRGDAQMIRMMLAGRDAELGEIARKWLAENSCEECGTGGAFPSVP; encoded by the coding sequence ATGACATTCAGTTCGTACGAGGAGTTCTGGCCCTACTACGTCGCCATGCACTCCCGCGCCGCCACCCGCTGGATCCATCTCACCGGCACCCTCACCGGCCTCGCGCTCACCGCCTACGGGCTGGCCCGCGGCCGGAAGCGCTATGCCGCCGCGCTCCCCCTGATCGGGTACGGAACCGCGTGGCCGGCGCATTTCCTGATCGAGCGGAACAACCCCGCCAGCTTCGGCCATCCGGGGTGGTCGCTGCGCGGGGACGCGCAGATGATCCGGATGATGCTGGCCGGGCGGGACGCGGAGCTGGGCGAGATCGCCCGGAAGTGGCTCGCCGAGAACTCCTGCGAGGAGTGCGGCACCGGGGGTGCGTTCCCGAGCGTTCCCTGA
- a CDS encoding Zn-ribbon domain-containing OB-fold protein, with amino-acid sequence MERTRTPVVSGWFTGDGADGGFRLLGTRCSACAAVFFPREDAYCRNPHCPGGGELDETPLSPRGRVWSYTDGRYRPPAPYVSDPEVPWTPYTLVAVELEAEGMVVLGQTVPGVGVGDLAVGMEVEVVGGVLNVDSDGPDGTAWTTWQFRPVEVER; translated from the coding sequence TTGGAACGCACACGCACACCCGTGGTCAGCGGGTGGTTCACCGGGGACGGCGCGGACGGCGGGTTCCGCCTGCTCGGCACCCGGTGCTCCGCCTGCGCCGCCGTGTTCTTCCCGCGCGAGGACGCGTACTGCCGCAATCCGCACTGCCCGGGCGGCGGCGAGCTCGACGAGACCCCGCTGTCCCCGCGCGGCCGGGTCTGGTCCTACACGGACGGGCGGTACCGGCCGCCCGCGCCGTACGTGTCCGACCCGGAGGTGCCCTGGACTCCGTACACCCTGGTCGCGGTGGAGCTGGAGGCCGAGGGGATGGTCGTGCTCGGGCAGACGGTGCCCGGGGTGGGCGTCGGCGATCTGGCGGTCGGGATGGAGGTCGAGGTGGTCGGCGGCGTGCTGAACGTGGACTCCGACGGACCGGACGGCACCGCCTGGACCACCTGGCAGTTCCGGCCCGTGGAGGTGGAGCGGTGA
- a CDS encoding lipid-transfer protein gives MSTDIAVLGAGMHPWGKWGRSFVEYGRAAARAALADAGLDWTDVQSIVGADTVRSGYPGYVAGATFAQALGWQGARVTSVYAACASGAQAIGAARAQILAGLADVVLVVGADAAPKGFFAPAGGDRPDDPDWLRFRILGATNPAYFALYARRRMALYGDTGEDFAQVKVKNAAAGLLNPNARYRKAVTAEEVAASAIVADPLRLLDICATSDGGAALVLSSMDFARSRGAADPVRIRAVSTVTPTYPRTVLDLPDIATDSVTAGVAGSGSFRASIARAAYEEAGLGPDDLSLAEVYDLSTALELEWYEDIGLCGEGEGAKLVREGATALGGRIPVNTSGGLASFGEAVPAQAIAQVCELTWQLRGTAGERQVAGARAGITANQGLFGHGSAVVAVR, from the coding sequence GTGAGCACCGACATCGCCGTCCTCGGGGCCGGCATGCACCCGTGGGGCAAATGGGGCCGCAGCTTCGTCGAGTACGGACGGGCCGCCGCGCGGGCCGCGCTCGCCGACGCCGGGCTGGACTGGACCGACGTGCAGTCCATCGTGGGGGCCGACACCGTCCGGTCGGGCTACCCCGGCTACGTGGCCGGAGCCACCTTCGCGCAGGCGCTGGGCTGGCAGGGCGCCCGTGTGACCAGCGTGTACGCGGCCTGCGCGTCCGGCGCCCAGGCCATCGGCGCGGCCCGGGCGCAGATCCTGGCCGGGCTCGCCGACGTGGTGCTGGTGGTCGGGGCGGACGCCGCCCCGAAGGGGTTCTTCGCGCCCGCCGGCGGGGACCGGCCTGACGACCCGGACTGGCTGCGCTTCCGGATCCTGGGGGCCACGAACCCGGCGTACTTCGCGCTGTACGCCCGGCGCCGCATGGCCCTGTACGGGGACACCGGCGAGGACTTCGCGCAGGTCAAGGTGAAGAACGCGGCGGCCGGTCTGCTGAACCCGAACGCCCGCTACCGCAAGGCCGTCACGGCCGAGGAGGTGGCCGCCTCGGCGATCGTGGCCGATCCGCTGCGGCTGCTCGACATCTGCGCCACCTCCGACGGGGGCGCGGCGCTCGTGCTGAGCAGCATGGACTTCGCCCGCTCGCGGGGGGCCGCGGACCCGGTGCGGATCCGGGCCGTGTCCACGGTGACGCCCACGTATCCCCGTACCGTCCTGGACCTGCCGGACATCGCCACCGACTCGGTGACGGCCGGGGTGGCGGGGTCCGGCTCCTTCCGGGCCTCGATCGCGCGGGCCGCGTACGAGGAGGCGGGGCTCGGGCCGGACGACCTCTCGCTCGCCGAGGTCTACGACCTGTCGACCGCGCTGGAACTGGAGTGGTACGAGGACATCGGCCTGTGCGGCGAGGGCGAGGGGGCCAAGCTCGTACGCGAGGGCGCGACCGCGCTCGGCGGGCGGATCCCCGTCAACACCAGTGGTGGACTGGCGTCGTTCGGGGAGGCGGTGCCCGCGCAGGCCATCGCCCAGGTGTGCGAGCTGACCTGGCAGCTGCGGGGCACGGCCGGAGAGCGGCAGGTGGCGGGGGCGCGGGCCGGAATCACCGCGAACCAAGGGCTGTTCGGGCACGGATCGGCGGTCGTCGCGGTGCGCTGA
- a CDS encoding GTP-binding protein, with product MAFGRSSRTGAMHAVTPVEPLTLKILVAGGFGVGKTTLVSAVSEIRPLRTEELLSEPGRVVDDTRGVEGKSTTTVAMDFGRITLREDLVLYLFGTPGQDRFWFLWDELAQGSLGAVVLADTRRLSDCFAAVDYFERREIPFVVAVNCFEGAEQYPVVAVRAALDLTPEVPVLLCDARDRESVKDVLVGVVEHAMTLARARRQKLTAP from the coding sequence ATGGCCTTCGGGCGCTCTAGCCGCACCGGCGCCATGCATGCCGTGACGCCGGTCGAGCCGCTGACCCTGAAAATCCTGGTCGCGGGCGGTTTCGGGGTGGGCAAGACCACCCTGGTCAGTGCGGTGAGCGAGATCAGACCGCTCCGGACGGAGGAACTCCTCTCCGAGCCGGGCCGCGTCGTCGACGACACCCGGGGAGTGGAGGGCAAGAGCACCACCACGGTGGCCATGGACTTCGGGCGCATCACGCTGCGCGAGGACTTGGTGCTGTACCTGTTCGGCACCCCCGGACAGGACCGCTTCTGGTTCCTGTGGGACGAGCTGGCCCAGGGCTCGCTCGGCGCCGTCGTCCTCGCGGACACCCGGCGGCTCTCCGACTGCTTCGCCGCCGTCGACTACTTCGAGCGCCGCGAGATCCCCTTCGTGGTCGCCGTGAACTGCTTCGAGGGAGCCGAGCAGTACCCGGTGGTGGCCGTACGGGCGGCCCTGGACCTCACTCCCGAGGTACCGGTGTTGCTGTGCGACGCACGGGACCGGGAATCGGTGAAGGACGTCCTCGTCGGGGTCGTGGAGCACGCGATGACCCTGGCCAGAGCCCGCCGCCAGAAACTGACGGCGCCCTAG
- a CDS encoding DUF742 domain-containing protein translates to MSDPGQEYPVHVPGTAGDAASGFEAAAGQWFDDDAGPVVRPYAMTRGRTSHAGQHRLDLIALVVAESAADDPVWDTTLSPEHADILGLCLLRPQSVAEIAAELDLAVGVVRVLIGDLVDDELVHVTRPVPPAELPDESILREVIDGLRAL, encoded by the coding sequence ATGAGCGATCCAGGCCAGGAGTACCCCGTCCACGTCCCCGGCACCGCCGGCGACGCCGCTTCCGGGTTCGAGGCGGCGGCCGGCCAGTGGTTCGACGACGACGCCGGTCCGGTGGTGCGTCCGTACGCGATGACCCGCGGCCGGACCAGCCACGCCGGACAGCACCGCCTCGACCTGATCGCGCTGGTGGTCGCGGAATCCGCGGCCGACGACCCGGTCTGGGACACGACCCTGTCCCCGGAACACGCCGACATCCTCGGGCTCTGCCTGCTCCGCCCGCAGTCCGTCGCGGAGATCGCGGCCGAACTCGACCTCGCGGTCGGGGTCGTACGCGTCCTGATCGGCGACCTCGTCGACGACGAACTGGTGCACGTGACCCGGCCGGTCCCCCCGGCCGAACTGCCCGACGAATCCATTCTGCGTGAGGTGATCGATGGCCTTCGGGCGCTCTAG
- a CDS encoding roadblock/LC7 domain-containing protein: protein MTAPQSGNDTRGRGSGPLNWLLDELVDRVASIRKAVVLSGDGLPTGSSKDLTREDSEHLAAVASGFHSLAKGVGRHFDSGRVRQTVVELDEAFLFVMAAGDGSCLAVLADADSDVGQVAYEMTLMVKRVGDHLATAPRTGLPAGG, encoded by the coding sequence ATGACCGCACCGCAGTCCGGCAACGACACCAGGGGCCGTGGCTCCGGCCCCCTCAACTGGCTCCTCGACGAGCTGGTCGACCGGGTCGCCAGCATCCGCAAGGCCGTGGTCCTCTCCGGGGACGGCCTGCCCACCGGCAGTTCCAAGGACCTCACCCGGGAGGACAGCGAGCACCTGGCCGCCGTGGCCTCCGGTTTCCACAGCCTCGCCAAGGGCGTGGGCCGCCACTTCGACTCCGGCCGCGTCCGCCAGACCGTGGTGGAGCTGGACGAGGCGTTCCTCTTCGTCATGGCGGCCGGCGACGGCAGCTGTCTGGCGGTGCTCGCCGACGCCGACTCCGACGTCGGCCAGGTCGCGTACGAGATGACCCTCATGGTCAAGCGGGTCGGTGACCACCTGGCGACCGCCCCGCGCACCGGGCTGCCCGCCGGAGGGTGA
- a CDS encoding sensor histidine kinase codes for MRFRGKSIRRKIVALLLVPLVSLTALWGFATVITGRQAVQLLGVAYVIDKVGYPVEDVVRVIQKERRQTLVVIGDPRASNATTELSKTRAATDEAVERISADARDPEVLDELTPATAQHLTSILEAFHGIGALRGAVDGGSVDTNQALELYNRLVDPCYDFLMNLHALQDVEMDKQGRALVGVTRARETLSREDALVAGALAARNVSQADIRRVSDFVANRKLLYEFNLAILPAADREQFEQYWNNPESRSLREAEERFLVQGPTHSPRNVTAAQWDHAAGKVLEDLAAMGTAAGDRYQKRVEPVAMDVLVQAALAGVLGFIALVVSLVLSVRIGRDLIRDLSRLRKEAHEVSGIRLPGVMRRLAAGEHVDVETEAPRLEYEKDEVGQVGQALNSLQRAAIEAAVKQAELRRGVSEVFVNLARRNQVLLHRQLTLLDTMERRTEDTEELADLFRLDHMTTRMRRHAEGLVILSGAAPSRQWRKPVQLMDVVRAAVAEVEDYERIEVRRLPRLGIAGPAVADVTHLIAELLENATVFSPPHTGVQVLGERVANGFTLEIHDRGLGMTPEALFDANLRLTETSEFELSDTDRLGLFVVSRLAHRHEVKVRLQISPYGGTTAVVFLPVALLTEAPDTNGTGIRLAGGRAAGGPVGSARPKAVAERGGGDRRLPVGAELRGPVELEAPIGMLGLDEPVPAPEDVPTGIAGSTGAIGLTGFSGAKGRPAMATLDDETPPNGISRNSLLGLRPAGRPHTDKHTDRGGPRKGDRGADRMGERTADGSGDRTGLWKGDRSTDAPAERSGARLGDRDSTREGFRDRSRDRRDRDHREREPLPPTGPVRLEPARAESARPDGARSPGAVPLPRRRPAPTLVAEHGRRVEPRPVSAVPDAQAGPGPTGPAHPVAAPPGATLPRRIRQASLAPQLKDGPARASAEAAADQVADRDAEEVRRRMSSLQRGWTAGRDHQARQQAERTGQTGPAADQTQHAQPHAPHQSVTEAGTPAATGPGCESEGDGP; via the coding sequence ATGCGCTTTCGCGGGAAGTCCATCCGCCGGAAGATCGTGGCGTTGCTCCTTGTGCCGCTCGTCTCCCTGACCGCCCTCTGGGGTTTCGCAACGGTGATCACCGGCCGCCAGGCCGTCCAACTGCTCGGTGTCGCCTACGTCATCGACAAGGTCGGCTACCCCGTCGAGGACGTCGTCCGCGTCATCCAGAAGGAGCGCCGCCAGACCCTCGTGGTCATCGGCGACCCGCGCGCCTCCAACGCCACCACCGAGCTGTCCAAGACCCGCGCGGCCACCGACGAGGCGGTCGAGAGGATCTCCGCCGACGCCCGGGACCCCGAGGTCCTCGACGAACTCACCCCGGCCACCGCCCAGCACCTGACCTCCATCCTCGAAGCCTTCCACGGCATCGGAGCCCTGCGCGGCGCGGTGGACGGGGGCTCCGTCGACACCAACCAGGCGCTGGAGCTCTACAACCGGCTCGTGGACCCCTGCTACGACTTCCTGATGAACCTCCACGCGCTCCAGGACGTGGAGATGGACAAGCAGGGCCGCGCCCTCGTCGGCGTCACCCGCGCCCGCGAGACGCTCTCGCGCGAGGACGCCCTCGTCGCGGGGGCCCTCGCCGCCCGCAACGTGAGCCAGGCGGACATCCGGCGCGTCTCCGACTTCGTGGCCAACCGCAAGCTGCTCTACGAGTTCAACCTCGCGATCCTCCCGGCAGCCGACCGGGAGCAGTTCGAGCAGTACTGGAACAATCCGGAGAGCCGCTCCCTGCGCGAGGCAGAGGAACGATTCCTCGTCCAGGGGCCGACCCACAGCCCGCGCAACGTGACCGCCGCCCAGTGGGACCACGCCGCCGGCAAGGTGCTCGAGGACCTCGCCGCCATGGGCACCGCCGCGGGCGACCGCTACCAGAAGCGCGTCGAGCCCGTCGCCATGGACGTCCTGGTCCAGGCCGCCCTCGCCGGGGTGCTCGGGTTCATCGCCCTCGTCGTCTCCCTCGTCCTGTCCGTACGCATCGGCCGCGACCTGATCCGCGACCTGTCCCGGCTCCGCAAGGAGGCCCACGAGGTCTCCGGCATCCGCCTCCCCGGCGTGATGCGCCGCCTGGCCGCGGGCGAGCACGTGGACGTGGAGACCGAGGCCCCCCGCCTGGAGTACGAGAAGGACGAGGTCGGCCAGGTCGGTCAGGCCCTCAACTCCCTCCAGCGCGCGGCCATCGAGGCCGCCGTCAAGCAGGCCGAGCTGCGCCGCGGGGTGTCCGAGGTGTTCGTCAACCTGGCCCGCCGCAACCAGGTGCTGCTGCACCGCCAGCTCACCCTGCTCGACACCATGGAGCGGCGCACCGAGGACACCGAGGAACTCGCCGACCTCTTCCGCCTCGACCACATGACCACCCGCATGCGCCGCCACGCCGAGGGCCTGGTGATCCTCTCCGGCGCCGCGCCCTCCCGCCAGTGGCGCAAGCCCGTCCAGCTGATGGACGTCGTACGGGCCGCCGTCGCCGAGGTGGAGGACTACGAGCGCATCGAGGTGCGCCGGCTGCCGCGCCTGGGCATCGCCGGCCCGGCCGTCGCCGACGTCACCCACCTCATCGCCGAACTCCTGGAGAACGCCACCGTGTTCTCCCCGCCGCACACGGGGGTCCAGGTCCTCGGCGAGCGCGTGGCCAACGGCTTCACCCTGGAGATCCACGACCGCGGCCTCGGCATGACCCCCGAGGCGCTCTTCGACGCGAACCTCCGGCTCACCGAGACCTCCGAGTTCGAACTCTCCGACACCGACCGGCTCGGCCTGTTCGTGGTCAGCCGCCTCGCGCACCGGCACGAGGTCAAGGTCCGCCTCCAGATCAGCCCCTACGGAGGCACCACCGCGGTGGTCTTCCTCCCCGTGGCCCTGCTGACGGAGGCTCCCGACACCAACGGCACCGGCATCCGGCTCGCCGGTGGCAGGGCGGCCGGCGGCCCGGTCGGCTCCGCCCGTCCGAAGGCCGTCGCCGAGCGGGGCGGCGGCGACCGCCGGCTCCCCGTCGGCGCCGAACTGCGCGGCCCCGTCGAGCTGGAGGCCCCGATCGGCATGCTGGGGCTGGACGAGCCCGTCCCGGCCCCGGAGGACGTCCCCACGGGCATCGCGGGCTCCACCGGGGCGATCGGGCTCACCGGGTTCTCCGGAGCCAAGGGGAGGCCCGCCATGGCCACCCTGGACGACGAGACCCCGCCGAACGGCATCTCGCGCAACTCCCTGCTCGGACTGCGCCCGGCCGGCCGGCCCCACACCGACAAGCACACCGACCGCGGTGGCCCCCGCAAGGGCGACCGCGGCGCGGACCGCATGGGCGAGCGGACCGCCGACGGCTCCGGCGACCGTACGGGCCTCTGGAAGGGCGACCGCTCCACCGACGCCCCCGCCGAGCGGTCCGGTGCCCGGCTCGGTGACCGCGACTCCACCCGGGAGGGTTTCCGCGACCGCAGCCGTGACCGCCGCGACCGCGACCACCGCGAGCGGGAGCCCCTGCCCCCCACCGGCCCGGTCCGCCTGGAACCGGCGCGAGCGGAATCCGCCCGCCCCGACGGCGCCCGTTCGCCCGGAGCCGTCCCGCTCCCGCGCCGCCGCCCGGCCCCGACCCTGGTGGCCGAGCACGGCCGCCGCGTGGAGCCCCGCCCGGTCTCGGCCGTCCCGGACGCCCAGGCGGGTCCGGGACCGACCGGCCCGGCGCACCCCGTCGCGGCGCCCCCCGGAGCGACCCTGCCCCGCCGGATCCGCCAGGCCAGCCTGGCGCCCCAGCTCAAGGACGGCCCGGCCCGGGCATCCGCCGAGGCCGCCGCCGACCAGGTGGCCGACCGTGACGCCGAGGAGGTGCGCCGGCGCATGTCCTCGCTCCAGCGCGGCTGGACCGCGGGCCGCGACCACCAAGCCCGACAGCAGGCGGAACGGACCGGGCAGACCGGGCCGGCCGCCGACCAGACGCAGCACGCGCAGCCACACGCACCACACCAGTCCGTGACCGAGGCCGGCACCCCTGCCGCCACCGGTCCCGGATGCGAGAGCGAAGGGGACGGTCCATGA